The Ailuropoda melanoleuca isolate Jingjing chromosome 9, ASM200744v2, whole genome shotgun sequence genome includes a region encoding these proteins:
- the ADHFE1 gene encoding hydroxyacid-oxoacid transhydrogenase, mitochondrial isoform X2 encodes MAAAARARVAHLLRQLQRAACQCPTHSHTYSQAPGFAPFGKTTDYAFEMAISNIRYGAGVTKEVGMDLQNMGAKNVCLMTDKNLSQLPPVQMVMDSLVKNGINFKVYDNVRVEPTDRSFMDAIEFVKKGAFDAYVAVGGGSTMDTCKAANLYASSPHSDFLDYVNAPIGKGKPVSVPLKPLIAVPTTSGTGSETTGVAIFDYEHLKVKTGIASRAIKPTLGLIDPLHTLHMPDRVVANSGFDVLCHALESYTALPYHMRSPCPSNPITRPAYQGSNPISDIWAVHALRIVAKYLKRAVRNPDDLEARSNMHLASAFAGIGFGNAGVHLCHGMSYPISGLVKTYKAKDYNVDHPLVPHGLSVVLTSPAVFTFTAQMSPERHLETAEILGAHTRTARIADAGPILADTLRKFLFDLDVDDGLAAIGYSKADIPALVKGTLPQERVTKLAPRPQSEEDLSALFEASMKLY; translated from the exons ATGGCTGCAGCCGCCCGCGCCCGGGTCGCGCACTTGCTGAGGCAACTGCAGCGAGCAGC atgCCAGTGCCCAACTCATTCTCATACTTACTCCCAAG CTCCTGGATTTGCACCTTTTGGGAAAACAACAGATTATGCCTTTGAG atggccATTTCAAATATTAGATATGGAGCAGGAGTTACAAAGGAAGTGGGAATG gACTTACAAAACATGGGTGCTAAAAATGTCTGTTTGATGACAGACAAGAacctctcccagctccctccGGTACAAATGGTTATGGATTCCCTAGTGAAGAATGGCATAAATTTTAAGGTTTATGATAATGTGAGGGTGGAACCAACTGATAGAag CTTCATGGATGCTATTGAATTTGTCAAAAAGGGAGCTTTTGATGCCTACGTTGCTGTCGGTGGTGGCTCCACCATGGACACCTGTAAAGCCGCTAATCTGTATGCGTCCAGTCCTCACTCTGATTTCCTAGATTATGTCAATGCCCCCATTGGGAAGGGAAAGCCTGTGTCTGTGCCTCTTAAGCCTCTGATTGCAG TCCCAACTACCTCAGGAACTGGAAGTGAAACTACGGGAGTTGCCATCTTTGACTATGAacacttaaaagtaaaaactg GTATTGCTTCCCGAGCCATCAAACCCACACTGGGACTGATTGATCCTCTGCACACCCTGCACATGCCTGACCGGGTAGTTGCCAACAGTGGCTTCGATGTGCTTTG CCATGCCCTGGAGTCCTACACTGCCCTCCCCTACCACATGCGGAGCCCCTGCCCTTCAAATCCTATCACCCGGCCAGCATACCAGGGCAGCAACCCAATCAGCGACATTTGGGCAGTTCATGCACTACGGATCGTCGCTAAGTATCTGAAGAG GGCTGTCAGAAATCCTGATGATCTGGAAGCAAGGTCTAATATGCACTTGGCAAGTGCTTTTGCTGGCATTGGCTTTGGAAATGCTGGTGTTCATCTGTG ccATGGAATGTCTTACCCAATTTCAGGCTTAGTGAAGACTTATAAAGCAAAGGATTATAATGTGGATCACCCACTAGTG ccTCATGGCCTTTCTGTGGTACTCACCTCCCCAGCGGTATTCACTTTCACAGCACAGATGTCTCCTGAACGGCACCTGGAAACGGCAGAAATACTGG GAGCTCACACCCGCACTGCCAGGATCGCAGATGCTGGGCCTATTTTGGCAGACACACTCCGGAAATTCTTATTCGATCTGGATGTTGATGATGGCCTAGCTGCCATTGGTTACTCCAAGGCTGATATCCCTGCATTAGTGAAAGGAACGCTGCCCCAG GAAAGGGTCACCAAGCTTGCACCACGCCCTCAGTCAGAAGAGGATCTGTCTGCTCTGTTTGAAGCTTCAATGAAACTGTATTAA
- the ADHFE1 gene encoding hydroxyacid-oxoacid transhydrogenase, mitochondrial isoform X4, which yields MAAAARARVAHLLRQLQRAAWPFQILDMEQELQRKWECFMDAIEFVKKGAFDAYVAVGGGSTMDTCKAANLYASSPHSDFLDYVNAPIGKGKPVSVPLKPLIAVPTTSGTGSETTGVAIFDYEHLKVKTGIASRAIKPTLGLIDPLHTLHMPDRVVANSGFDVLCHALESYTALPYHMRSPCPSNPITRPAYQGSNPISDIWAVHALRIVAKYLKRAVRNPDDLEARSNMHLASAFAGIGFGNAGVHLCHGMSYPISGLVKTYKAKDYNVDHPLVPHGLSVVLTSPAVFTFTAQMSPERHLETAEILGAHTRTARIADAGPILADTLRKFLFDLDVDDGLAAIGYSKADIPALVKGTLPQRLHQFTSHQQCTRVPVSPHLHQDFLFSIFWIAILMDEK from the exons ATGGCTGCAGCCGCCCGCGCCCGGGTCGCGCACTTGCTGAGGCAACTGCAGCGAGCAGC atggccATTTCAAATATTAGATATGGAGCAGGAGTTACAAAGGAAGTGGGAATG CTTCATGGATGCTATTGAATTTGTCAAAAAGGGAGCTTTTGATGCCTACGTTGCTGTCGGTGGTGGCTCCACCATGGACACCTGTAAAGCCGCTAATCTGTATGCGTCCAGTCCTCACTCTGATTTCCTAGATTATGTCAATGCCCCCATTGGGAAGGGAAAGCCTGTGTCTGTGCCTCTTAAGCCTCTGATTGCAG TCCCAACTACCTCAGGAACTGGAAGTGAAACTACGGGAGTTGCCATCTTTGACTATGAacacttaaaagtaaaaactg GTATTGCTTCCCGAGCCATCAAACCCACACTGGGACTGATTGATCCTCTGCACACCCTGCACATGCCTGACCGGGTAGTTGCCAACAGTGGCTTCGATGTGCTTTG CCATGCCCTGGAGTCCTACACTGCCCTCCCCTACCACATGCGGAGCCCCTGCCCTTCAAATCCTATCACCCGGCCAGCATACCAGGGCAGCAACCCAATCAGCGACATTTGGGCAGTTCATGCACTACGGATCGTCGCTAAGTATCTGAAGAG GGCTGTCAGAAATCCTGATGATCTGGAAGCAAGGTCTAATATGCACTTGGCAAGTGCTTTTGCTGGCATTGGCTTTGGAAATGCTGGTGTTCATCTGTG ccATGGAATGTCTTACCCAATTTCAGGCTTAGTGAAGACTTATAAAGCAAAGGATTATAATGTGGATCACCCACTAGTG ccTCATGGCCTTTCTGTGGTACTCACCTCCCCAGCGGTATTCACTTTCACAGCACAGATGTCTCCTGAACGGCACCTGGAAACGGCAGAAATACTGG GAGCTCACACCCGCACTGCCAGGATCGCAGATGCTGGGCCTATTTTGGCAGACACACTCCGGAAATTCTTATTCGATCTGGATGTTGATGATGGCCTAGCTGCCATTGGTTACTCCAAGGCTGATATCCCTGCATTAGTGAAAGGAACGCTGCCCCAG aggctgcatcagtttacatcccaccaacaatgcacgagggttccagtttctccacatcttcaccaagatttcttattttccattttttggataGCTATCCTGATGGATGAGAAGTGA
- the ADHFE1 gene encoding hydroxyacid-oxoacid transhydrogenase, mitochondrial isoform X1 encodes MAAAARARVAHLLRQLQRAACQCPTHSHTYSQAPGFAPFGKTTDYAFEMAISNIRYGAGVTKEVGMDLQNMGAKNVCLMTDKNLSQLPPVQMVMDSLVKNGINFKVYDNVRVEPTDRSFMDAIEFVKKGAFDAYVAVGGGSTMDTCKAANLYASSPHSDFLDYVNAPIGKGKPVSVPLKPLIAVPTTSGTGSETTGVAIFDYEHLKVKTGIASRAIKPTLGLIDPLHTLHMPDRVVANSGFDVLCHALESYTALPYHMRSPCPSNPITRPAYQGSNPISDIWAVHALRIVAKYLKRAVRNPDDLEARSNMHLASAFAGIGFGNAGVHLCHGMSYPISGLVKTYKAKDYNVDHPLVPHGLSVVLTSPAVFTFTAQMSPERHLETAEILGAHTRTARIADAGPILADTLRKFLFDLDVDDGLAAIGYSKADIPALVKGTLPQRLHQFTSHQQCTRVPVSPHLHQDFLFSIFWIAILMDEK; translated from the exons ATGGCTGCAGCCGCCCGCGCCCGGGTCGCGCACTTGCTGAGGCAACTGCAGCGAGCAGC atgCCAGTGCCCAACTCATTCTCATACTTACTCCCAAG CTCCTGGATTTGCACCTTTTGGGAAAACAACAGATTATGCCTTTGAG atggccATTTCAAATATTAGATATGGAGCAGGAGTTACAAAGGAAGTGGGAATG gACTTACAAAACATGGGTGCTAAAAATGTCTGTTTGATGACAGACAAGAacctctcccagctccctccGGTACAAATGGTTATGGATTCCCTAGTGAAGAATGGCATAAATTTTAAGGTTTATGATAATGTGAGGGTGGAACCAACTGATAGAag CTTCATGGATGCTATTGAATTTGTCAAAAAGGGAGCTTTTGATGCCTACGTTGCTGTCGGTGGTGGCTCCACCATGGACACCTGTAAAGCCGCTAATCTGTATGCGTCCAGTCCTCACTCTGATTTCCTAGATTATGTCAATGCCCCCATTGGGAAGGGAAAGCCTGTGTCTGTGCCTCTTAAGCCTCTGATTGCAG TCCCAACTACCTCAGGAACTGGAAGTGAAACTACGGGAGTTGCCATCTTTGACTATGAacacttaaaagtaaaaactg GTATTGCTTCCCGAGCCATCAAACCCACACTGGGACTGATTGATCCTCTGCACACCCTGCACATGCCTGACCGGGTAGTTGCCAACAGTGGCTTCGATGTGCTTTG CCATGCCCTGGAGTCCTACACTGCCCTCCCCTACCACATGCGGAGCCCCTGCCCTTCAAATCCTATCACCCGGCCAGCATACCAGGGCAGCAACCCAATCAGCGACATTTGGGCAGTTCATGCACTACGGATCGTCGCTAAGTATCTGAAGAG GGCTGTCAGAAATCCTGATGATCTGGAAGCAAGGTCTAATATGCACTTGGCAAGTGCTTTTGCTGGCATTGGCTTTGGAAATGCTGGTGTTCATCTGTG ccATGGAATGTCTTACCCAATTTCAGGCTTAGTGAAGACTTATAAAGCAAAGGATTATAATGTGGATCACCCACTAGTG ccTCATGGCCTTTCTGTGGTACTCACCTCCCCAGCGGTATTCACTTTCACAGCACAGATGTCTCCTGAACGGCACCTGGAAACGGCAGAAATACTGG GAGCTCACACCCGCACTGCCAGGATCGCAGATGCTGGGCCTATTTTGGCAGACACACTCCGGAAATTCTTATTCGATCTGGATGTTGATGATGGCCTAGCTGCCATTGGTTACTCCAAGGCTGATATCCCTGCATTAGTGAAAGGAACGCTGCCCCAG aggctgcatcagtttacatcccaccaacaatgcacgagggttccagtttctccacatcttcaccaagatttcttattttccattttttggataGCTATCCTGATGGATGAGAAGTGA
- the ADHFE1 gene encoding hydroxyacid-oxoacid transhydrogenase, mitochondrial isoform X3: MAISNIRYGAGVTKEVGMDLQNMGAKNVCLMTDKNLSQLPPVQMVMDSLVKNGINFKVYDNVRVEPTDRSFMDAIEFVKKGAFDAYVAVGGGSTMDTCKAANLYASSPHSDFLDYVNAPIGKGKPVSVPLKPLIAVPTTSGTGSETTGVAIFDYEHLKVKTGIASRAIKPTLGLIDPLHTLHMPDRVVANSGFDVLCHALESYTALPYHMRSPCPSNPITRPAYQGSNPISDIWAVHALRIVAKYLKRAVRNPDDLEARSNMHLASAFAGIGFGNAGVHLCHGMSYPISGLVKTYKAKDYNVDHPLVPHGLSVVLTSPAVFTFTAQMSPERHLETAEILGAHTRTARIADAGPILADTLRKFLFDLDVDDGLAAIGYSKADIPALVKGTLPQRLHQFTSHQQCTRVPVSPHLHQDFLFSIFWIAILMDEK; the protein is encoded by the exons atggccATTTCAAATATTAGATATGGAGCAGGAGTTACAAAGGAAGTGGGAATG gACTTACAAAACATGGGTGCTAAAAATGTCTGTTTGATGACAGACAAGAacctctcccagctccctccGGTACAAATGGTTATGGATTCCCTAGTGAAGAATGGCATAAATTTTAAGGTTTATGATAATGTGAGGGTGGAACCAACTGATAGAag CTTCATGGATGCTATTGAATTTGTCAAAAAGGGAGCTTTTGATGCCTACGTTGCTGTCGGTGGTGGCTCCACCATGGACACCTGTAAAGCCGCTAATCTGTATGCGTCCAGTCCTCACTCTGATTTCCTAGATTATGTCAATGCCCCCATTGGGAAGGGAAAGCCTGTGTCTGTGCCTCTTAAGCCTCTGATTGCAG TCCCAACTACCTCAGGAACTGGAAGTGAAACTACGGGAGTTGCCATCTTTGACTATGAacacttaaaagtaaaaactg GTATTGCTTCCCGAGCCATCAAACCCACACTGGGACTGATTGATCCTCTGCACACCCTGCACATGCCTGACCGGGTAGTTGCCAACAGTGGCTTCGATGTGCTTTG CCATGCCCTGGAGTCCTACACTGCCCTCCCCTACCACATGCGGAGCCCCTGCCCTTCAAATCCTATCACCCGGCCAGCATACCAGGGCAGCAACCCAATCAGCGACATTTGGGCAGTTCATGCACTACGGATCGTCGCTAAGTATCTGAAGAG GGCTGTCAGAAATCCTGATGATCTGGAAGCAAGGTCTAATATGCACTTGGCAAGTGCTTTTGCTGGCATTGGCTTTGGAAATGCTGGTGTTCATCTGTG ccATGGAATGTCTTACCCAATTTCAGGCTTAGTGAAGACTTATAAAGCAAAGGATTATAATGTGGATCACCCACTAGTG ccTCATGGCCTTTCTGTGGTACTCACCTCCCCAGCGGTATTCACTTTCACAGCACAGATGTCTCCTGAACGGCACCTGGAAACGGCAGAAATACTGG GAGCTCACACCCGCACTGCCAGGATCGCAGATGCTGGGCCTATTTTGGCAGACACACTCCGGAAATTCTTATTCGATCTGGATGTTGATGATGGCCTAGCTGCCATTGGTTACTCCAAGGCTGATATCCCTGCATTAGTGAAAGGAACGCTGCCCCAG aggctgcatcagtttacatcccaccaacaatgcacgagggttccagtttctccacatcttcaccaagatttcttattttccattttttggataGCTATCCTGATGGATGAGAAGTGA